A genomic window from Carassius auratus strain Wakin chromosome 19, ASM336829v1, whole genome shotgun sequence includes:
- the LOC113119273 gene encoding putative SCAN domain-containing protein SCAND2P — translation MQSPSGTPFADIIQSLAGLHQEQHQHMLAIKEEQDKRFEALLRAQHEDRELFRSWVDREARATPSFKDQTSPLPLNKMGPQDDPEAFLDLFEKSAEARGWPPADWPLRLIPLLSGEAQVAAHQLPVQNLLAYQDLKRAILQRVGRTPEQHRQRFRTLTLEESGRPFVMAQQLRDSCRKWLMADSSDVEDVIDRVVLEQFVAKLPRKTAQWVQCHRPTSLNQAIQLAEDQMVACPGVGDPLPSASLSSSLSSPPLSLPKSVPLPRSRGGLPSKLAPRWRTNYGAESPAGPRAPPRGGTSPMGSVPQAPASPLSPRQSLDLLPAARVAVKSGPACWRCGDPGHFIDRCPVMEVGTLIRVPDAPKAALDQAGLYQIP, via the exons atgcaatctccgtcaggtacgccatttgcggacatcatCCAGTCGCTCGCCGGTCTTCATCAGGAACAACATCAACACATGCTGGCGATCAAGGAGGAGCAGGACAAACGCTTCGAGGCGCTCCTCCGGGCCCAGCATGAAGACCGCGAGCTATTCCGGAGCTGGGTAGACCGGGAGGCCCGGGCCACCCCTTCGTTTAAAGACCAGACATCTCCTCTGCCGCTCAACAAGATGGGGCCTCAGGATGacccggaggccttcctggacctGTTTGAAAAATCGGCAGAGGCTCGAGGGTGGCCCCCTGCGGACTGGCCCCTGCGGCTCATTCCCCTGCTGTCCGGGGAAGCGCAGGTGGCCGCTCACCAACTGCCAGTCCAAAACCTCCTGGCCTACCAGGACCTCAAGCGTGCCATCCTCCAGCGGGTCGGTCGGACTCCGGAGCAACATCGCCAGAGGTTCAGGACTCTAACCCTGGAAGAGTCTGGCCGGCCCTTCGTGAtggcacagcagctccgggattccTGCCGCAAGTGGTTGATGGCCGACAGTAGCGACGTCGAGGACGTGATCGATCgtgtggtactggagcagttcgtgGCCAAGCTGCCAAGGAAGACAgcgcagtgggtccagtgccaccgcccgacgtcgctgaaccaggccatccagctggcggaagaccaaatggtggcgtgtccaggggtcggcgaccccttaccatctgcttctctctcttcttctctctcctcccctcccctctctctccctaaaTCTGTCCCTCTCCCCAGGTCCCGTGGGGGGCTTCCGTCGAAGCTAGCCCCGAGGTGGAGGACGAATTACGGGGCTGAGTCACCAGCAGGTCCCAGGGCTCCTCCCAGGGGTGGGACCTCGCCCATGGGATCCGTTCCCCAGGCCCCGGCCTCTCCGCTCTCTCCTCGCCAATCGCTTGACCTACTTCCTGCCGCCAGGGTGGCGGTAAAGTCTGGGccggcctgttggcgttgcggggacccagGGCATTTTATCGATAGGTGTCCGGTGATGGAAGTGGGGACGTTGATCCGGGTCCCCGACGCGCCAAAGGCTGCCCTCGATCAGGCTGGCTTATACCAAATACCA taa